The Falco rusticolus isolate bFalRus1 chromosome 15, bFalRus1.pri, whole genome shotgun sequence genome has a segment encoding these proteins:
- the ANKRD11 gene encoding ankyrin repeat domain-containing protein 11 isoform X1, with product MPKGGCSKTPQPEDFSLSNDMVEKQTGKKDKDKVSLTKTPKLDRSDGGKEVKERATKRKLPFTVGTNGDQKDSDTEKQGPERKRIKKEPATRKPGLLFGMGLSGIRAGYPLSERQQVALLMQMTAEESANSPVDTTPKHPSQSTVCQKGTPNSASKTKDKVNKRNERGETRLHRAAIRGDARRIKELIIEGADVNVKDFAGWTALHEACNRGYYDVAKQLLAAGAEVNTKGLDDDTPLHDAANNGHFKVVKLLLHYGGNPHQSNRKGETPLKVANSPTMVNLLLGKTTYPSSEESSTETSEEEDAPSFAPSSSVDGNNTDSEFEKGLKHKPKAQEPPKTITPVKDEYEFDEDDEQDRVPPVDDKHLLKKDYRKETKANSFISIPKMEVKTYTKNNTITPKKAAHRILSDSSDEEETSVAVGTGEKLRLSTHAILPSSKIREPASTKPQKEKSKVKKKRKKETKSKEVRFGKKNDKFCSSESESENVESEEDDRDSLQSSSCVKDSRLVLKESSLFNSLSASSTSSHGSLASQKHNPNLTEQHSKHWRTDNWKTISSPAWSDVSSLSDSTRTRLTSESDYSSEDSSLESLKPVRKKTEHKKKNTTHNTVSEKKNSFHSNVDGAIPKLDKEGKVVKKHKTKHKHKNKEKGQCPISQDIKIIKTFSFEFEDSKQKPEKGLIVETENPVENKLKVLKHEREHSKKEEKLPKGKAEEKEWLFKDETGKSSKEEKSLRKVKDGSKDMSKSFREGLSKSEKEKPVKEKSPKEEKPRLHKEERKKKSKDKQSKSEKKNELKEEKVSKLEKEKSFKEEKEKCKKEKLYREESGFDEFNNKTQFPESEDTKFSLSDDQQERWFSDLSSDSSFDFKGEDSWDSPVADFREIKNDTVAKLIIEPVKEEIKDKKKENKTKEKKEYNEKRNEKDTFLKKKERDYVDKSSEKKKDQTDRHKVTPSYLPEKDKKRKDSAESVKERKEKDTGETNKDRKDTSDGTKDRKDAKMKQEEPYRDDFKEYGCETFFKDKSDAEFSGKTLESWERHHSGKEKEKKDAPDKEKKEKVKPEKYKEKSKEGDKEKNEKVAPEKMLKDKELDKSFKEKKETKEKYKDLHSKDKERKSSFDQVKEKKEKNFSTDREDFSEKKDEKKGKEKSWYSIADIFTDESEDERDDYSLTGFKVGDSAGSEMHRLDSLQEKDDGAAAEKELYPDKHRKYSSDRQHPGEKQKDKDSKEKKKDKGTSEGGKEKKEKSSFEKHKEKKDKDSTEKYKDRKDRTSIDSTQEKKNKQKLPEKVEKKHANDDKVKSKHKEKPDKEHSKEKKSSKGGESEKSLLEKLEEEALNDYRDDSNDKISEISSDSFTDRGQDPGLTSLFESSNLSLTDAAEEKFKDSLPLPCLQDKLKEKERHRHSSSSSKKSHEKEKAKKEKTEKKEKTEEFKDSSSRKDSTHYEKDFSVDGEAFSTSYNMKAEPDEEPEKSIDYLFSEKKDKNDSERELSKKAEKEKTYSSSTISTVKEKKKRDKHKEKWKEEKEKHRDKHADGFFKHHKDEPKSTLKDKDSPQVTTFKDKSKEDNLKFGETKLKEKLKENQEKDKSESIKISNGNEKITLSKDSGKKDARPREKLLGDGDLMMTSFERMLSQKDLEIEERHKRHKERMKQMEKMRHRSGDPKLKDKLKSSEDVRKRSLDLATKKPLTLDTQLKDKKLKELGPLTPILSPENKAQPAVGTDSKDWITGPQLKEILPASPRPDQSRPTGVPTPASVVSCPSYEEVMQTPRTPSCSNEDYTDLMFECADSQHSLPISTMSMNACSPSFFDRYANVSSGLPENPSQTPTRTIPSTNLYRSISVDIRRAPEEEFSVGDKFFRQQSVPATSNYDSPVQHLMEEKVPLPSVPAEKFQCLSPGYYSPDYGVSSPKVEALHCTPGAVSSVAQSPESVFSGLQAKSSPSHRDELLAPSVESALPPDLGMPLDTTEEQQATASIMPPESTYLPPIEENHFSSGMPEQNNIDWVNPPSRNPNATIPPSLMGNPAEHSVTWSMGSELLMKSPQRFSESPKPPLCSLEPIHPTPVAFIPADSSYPVSPISYPLSVSEPGLDEVKEDAEEAVPGETANAEEQAPYMSPTRLDTFFNNCKPLPEEAPEIPPEPPCMPAEPQAEVVSTPENTYLENNNATPANTEEAVTWPDPFTNTEDDLDLGPFSLPELPLQPKDVAEAEMAEAEAVEESPAAASEAGTGMGKASTSVIASGEPEEPLASQAAAVLPVETEPQAEEQKPEVAAQEATSEALNAAEEKGAEDSEAQIFQQTPAESAQAESKEVEAVHEDLSSSGGVAESSSQPCPPPTAPSEGSVSQEGAAARGGSQVPSSQADVPPGNAQAEIAEPVQKPVAEAPKPPKIEEIPQRITRNRAQMLANQNKQNAASSEKEFPPVSTPATRAKGRITEEDDSQAQHPRKRRFQRSNQQLQQQINTSTQQTREMIQQTLAAIVDAIKLDDIEPYHSDRSNPYFEYLQIRKKIEEKRKILCYITPQAPQCYAEYVTYTGSYLLDGKPLSKLHIPVIAPPPSLAEPLKELFKQQEAVRGKLRLQHSIEREKLIVSCEQEILRVHCRAARTIANQAVPFSACTMLLDSEVYNMPLENQGDENKSVRDRFNARQFISWLQDVDDKYDRMKTCLLMRQQHEAAALNAVQRMEWQLKVQELDPAGHKSLCVNEVPSFYVPMVDVNDDFVLLPA from the exons ATGCCCAAGGGTGGGTGTTCTAAAACACCACAGCCAGAAGATTTCTCTCTCAGCAACGACATGGTGGAGAAACAAACGGGGAAAAAG GATAAAGATAAAGTTTCTCTAACCAAGACTCCAAAGTTGGACCGGAGCGATGGCGGCAAAGAGGTGAAAGAGCGAGCGACCAAACGGAAGTTGCCTTTCACTGTTGGAACAAATGGAGATCAAAAAGACTCGGATACAG aaaagcagggtCCAGAGCGGAAGAGGATTAAAAAGGAACCCGCCACCAGAAAGCCTGGCTTGCTCTTCGGAATGGGCCTTTCGGGGATCCGGGCAGGCTACCCGCTCTCCGAGCGCCAGCAAGTCGCTCTCCTTATGCAGATGACAGCAGAAGAGTCTGCAAACAGCCCAG TTGACACAACACCAAAGCATCCCTCTCAGTCTACAGTTTGTCAGAAGGGAACTCCTAACTCTGCCTCCAAAACCAAAGATAAAGTAAATAAGAGAAACGAGCGAGGAGAGACTCGGCTGCATCGAGCTGCCATCCGAGGAGATGCCCGGCGCATCAAGGAGCTCATTATTGAGGGTGCAGATGTCAATGTGAAAGACTTTGCAG GCTGGACGGCATTGCATGAAGCATGCAACCGGGGTTATTACGATGTCGCGAAGCAGTTGCTCGCTGCAGGCGCTGAAGTCAACACAAAAGGGTTGGATGACGACACCCCGCTGCATGATGCAGCAAATAACGGGCACTTCAAG gtgGTGAAATTGTTGTTACATTATGGAGGGAATCCTCATCAAAGCAACAGGAAGGGCGAGACGCCTCTAAAAGTAGCTAATTCTCCCACCATGGTGAATCTGCTCCTGGGAAAGACCACGTACCCCTCTAGTGAAGAGAGTTCAACAG AGACCTCAGAAGAGGAGGATGCCCCTTCCTTTGCTCCCTCCAGCTCTGTTGATGGCAATAACACAGACTCAGAGTTTGAGAAGGGTTTGAAACACAAGCCCAAGGCCCAGGAGCCTCCCAAAACCATCACCCCGGTGAAGGATGAGTATGAATTTGATGAGGATGATGAGCAGGACCGGGTCCCGCCAGTCGATGACAAACATTTGCTGAAAAAGGATTACAGAAAAGAGACTAAAGCAAACAGTTTCATTTCCATACCCAAAATGGAAGTGAAAACTTATACTAAAAATAACACAATTACACCAAAGAAAGCTGCCCACCGCATCCTGTCGGACAGCTCGGACGAGGAGGAGACCAGCGTTGCTGTGGGGACGGGGGAGAAGCTCCGACTTTCGACCCACGCGATATTGCCCAGCAGCAAGATTCGGGAGCCCGCCAGCACAAAGccacagaaggagaaaagcaaagtaaaaaagaagCGGAAGAAGGAGACGAAAAGCAAAGAGGTTCGGTTTGgcaaaaaaaatgacaaattttgtTCCTCTGAATCAGAGAGTGAAAACGTGGAGAGTGAGGAGGATGATAGAGACTCTCTTCAGAGCTCTAGCTGTGTAAAGGACTCCAGGCTAGTGCTAAAGGAATCCTCCTTGTTTAACTCTCTGTCTGCCTCATCGACCTCTTCTCATGGGAGTTTAGCATCCCAGAAACATAATCCTAATCTGACAGAACAGCACTCCAAGCACTGGAGGACGGACAATTGGAAAACCATATCTTCTCCAGCTTGGTCAGATGTCAGTTCCTTATCGGACTCCACCAGGACGAGACTGACGAGCGAGTCAGACTACTCGTCCGAGGACTCGAGCTTAGAGTCGCTAAAGCcagtcaggaagaaaacagagcacaaaaagaaaaacaccacacacaatactgtttctgagaaaaagaattCATTCCATAGCAATGTGGATGGAGCAATTCCAAAGCTGGACAAGGAGGGGAAGGTTgttaaaaagcataaaacaaaacacaaacataaaaaCAAGGAGAAGGGGCAGTGTCCCATCAGCCAAGacattaaaataatcaaaacgTTTTCTTTTGAGTTTGAGGACTCTAAACAAAAGCCTGAGAAAGGCTTGATAGTAGAGACAGAAAATCCAGTCGAAAACAAATTGAAAGTGTTAAAGCATGAGCGAGAGCACAGTAAGAAGGAGGAGAAGCTCCCCAAAGGTAAAGCGGAGGAGAAGGAATGGTTGTTTAAAGATGAGACTGGAAAATCCTCGAAAGAGGAGAAATCGTTAAGAAAAGTCAAAGATGGCAGTAAAGACATGAGCAAATCCTTCAGAGAAGGATTAAGtaaatcagaaaaagagaaacctgTAAAGGAGAAGTCTCCCAAAGAGGAGAAGCCGAGACTACacaaggaggagagaaagaagaagtCAAAGGACAAGCAgtcaaaatctgaaaagaagaaCGAGCTGAAGGAGGAGAAGGTTTCTAaactagagaaggaaaaatccttcaaggaggagaaagaaaaatgcaaaaaagaaaaactttacaGGGAAGAATCTGGATTTGACGAGTTTAATAACAAAACCCAGTTTCCCGAAAGTGAGGACACAAAGTTCAGCCTTTCAGATGATCAGCAAGAAAGGTGGTTTTCAGACTTGTCTTCTGATTCATCCTTCGATTTCAAAGGTGAAGATAGCTGGGATTCTCCAGTAGCAGATTTCAGGGAGATTAAAAATGACACCGTGGCAAAACTAATCATAGAACCTgtgaaagaggaaattaaagacaagaaaaaggaaaacaaaacaaaagagaagaaggaaTACAACGAGAAACGTAATGAAAAGGACACTTtcttaaagaagaaagagagggacTATGTGGACAAAAGCTCCGAGAAGAAAAAGGACCAAACGGACAGGCACAAAGTTACTCCTAGTTACTTGCCTGAAAAGGATAAGAAAAGGAAGGATTCTGCAGAGAGTgtcaaggagaggaaagaaaaagacacaggTGAAAccaacaaagacagaaaagataCCTCTGATGGCACTAAAGATCGAAAAGATGCCAAAATGAAGCAGGAGGAGCCCTATCGAGATGACTTTAAAGAATATGGCTGCGAAACGTTCTTCAAGGATAAGTCTGACGCTGAATTCAGTGGTAAAACTCTGGAGAGCTGGGAGAGGCACCattctgggaaggaaaaggagaagaaagatgcTCCcgataaagaaaaaaaagaaaaggtgaagccagaaaaatacaaggaaaaatcCAAAGAAGGCgacaaggagaaaaatgaaaaagttgctcctgagaaaatgctgaaagacaAAGAGCTGGACAAGAGTTtcaaagagaagaaggaaactAAAGAGAAGTACAAAGACCTGCacagcaaagacaaagaaaggaagagttcTTTCGACCAggtaaaagagaagaaagagaaaaacttcTCCACAGATCGAGAGGACTTCTCTGAGaaaaaggatgagaagaaaGGCAAGGAGAAAAGCTGGTACAGCATTGCAGACATCTTCACAGACGAAAGCGAAGATGAGAGAGATGATTACAGCTTGACTGGGTTCAAAGTTGGTGACTCTGCTGGGAGCGAAATGCATCGCCTGGACAGTCTGCAGGAGAAGGACGACGGTGCAGCTGCCGAGAAGGAGCTGTACCCCGACAAGCACCGCAAGTACTCCTCTGACCGGCAACATccaggagagaagcagaaggatAAGGACTccaaggagaagaagaaggacaAAGGAACATcagaaggagggaaagagaagaaggagaagagttcctttgaaaaacacaaagagaagaaagataaaGACTCTACCGAGAAGTACAAGGACAGGAAAGACAGAACGTCCATAGATTCCactcaagagaagaaaaacaaacagaagctcCCAGAGAAGGTTGAAAAGAAACATGCCAATGATGACAAGGTGAAAAGCAAGCATAAGGAGAAGCCGGATAAAGAGCATTCCAAAGAGAAGAAGTCTTCGAAAGGAGGGGAGTCAGAGAAGAGCCTGCTGGAGAAATTGGAGGAGGAGGCTCTGAATGACTACAGAGATGACTCCAATGACAAAATCAGTGAGATCTCTTCCGACAGCTTCACAGACAGAGGTCAAGACCCAGGGCTGACCAGCCTCTTTGAGTCTTCTAACCTCTCTCTTACtgatgctgctgaagaaaagttTAAGGACTCTCTCCCTTTACCCTGCTTGCAGGACAAACTCAAGGAGAAGGAGAGACACAGACATTCCTCATCTTCGTCAAAGAAAAGTCACGAGAAGGAGAAAGCGAAGaaggagaagacagagaagaaggaaaaaacagaagaattcaaagattccagcagcagaaaggattCCACTCATTATGAAAAAGATTTCTCGGTGGATGGGGAGGCTTTTAGCACTTCCTATAACATGAAGGCAGAGCCTGATGAGGAACCAGAGAAAAGCATTGAttacttattttctgaaaagaaagataaaaatgattCTGAAAGAGAGCTGTCAAAGAAGGcggaaaaagaaaagacatacAGTTCCAGCACCATCAGCACAgttaaggagaaaaagaagcgagacaaacacaaggaaaaatggaaggaggaaaaggaaaagcatagAGACAAACACGCAGATGGTTTCTTTAAACATCACAAAGATGAGCCAAAGTCAACACTTAAAGACAAGGACAGTCCTCAAGTTACCACCTTTAAAGATAAATCAAAGGAGGACAACCTCAAATTCGGTGAAACCAAACTGAAGGAgaagctcaaggagaaccaagAGAAAGACAAATCAGAGTCCATAAAAATAAGCAACgggaatgaaaaaataacccTTTCCAAAGACAGCGGCAAGAAAGATGCCAGGCCAAGGGAGAAACTTCTGGGAGACGGCGATTTGATGATGACCAGCTTTGAGAGGATGCTGAGCCAGAAGGACCTGGAAATCGAGGAGCGCCACAAAAGGCACAAAGAGAGAATGaagcaaatggagaaaatgaGGCACAGGTCTGGAGACCCCAAATTAAAGGACAAACTTAAGAGCTCGGAAGATGTGCGCAAGAGGAGCCTGGATCTGGCAACAAAGAAGCCATTAACGCTGGATACTCAGCTCAAGGACAAGAAACTTAAAGAGTTGGGTCCGCTGACTCCTATACTGTCACCGGAAAACAAGGCGCAGCCTGCTGTTGGGACGGACTCGAAGGACTGGATAACAGGTCCTCAGCTGAAGGAGATCCTCCCGGCATCTCCCAGGCCGGACCAGAGCCGGCCGACGGGAGTTCCGACCCCAGCATCTGTCGTCTCTTGCCCGAGCTACGAGGAGGTGATGCAGACACCCAGGACTCCTTCGTGCAGCAACGAAGACTACACAGACCTGATGTTTGAGTGCGCGGACTCGCAGCACTCGCTGCCCATATCCACGATGTCCATGAACGCCTGTTCTCCATCCTTCTTCGACAGATACGCGAATGTTTCCAGTGGGCTCCCCGAGAACCCGAGTCAGACCCCGACTCGTACCATACCCTCCACAAACCTGTACCGTTCCATCTCGGTTGATATCAGAAGGGCACCTGAAGAAGAATTCAGCGTTGGAGATAAATTTTTCAGACAGCAAAGCGTCCCGGCGACATCGAATTATGACTCTCCAGTGCAGCATTTGATGGAGGAGAAAGTTCCCCttccttctgttcctgctgAGAAGTTCCAGTGTTTATCTCCTGGGTATTACTCACCAGATTATGGGGTTTCATCGCCAAAAGTGGAAGCTTTGCACTGCACGCCAGGGGCTGTCAGCAGCGTCGCCCAGTCGCCTGAAAGTGTCTTTTCTGGTTTACAAGCAAAATCCTCCCCTTCGCACAGAGACGAATTGCTGGCTCCTTCAGTAGAAAGTGCTCTTCCCCCCGACCTCGGCATGCCCTTGGATACCACGGAAGAGCAGCAAGCTACTGCCTCCATTATGCCACCAGAATCTACCTACTTGCCACCAATTGAAGAAAACCATTTTAGTTCGGGTATGCCAGAACAAAACAATATAGACTGGGTTAACCCTCCTTCCAGAAACCCCAACGCCACCATTCCTCCCAGCCTGATGGGTAACCCAGCAGAGCACTCTGTCACCTGGTCCATGGGCTCAGAGCTTCTGATGAAATCTCCCCAGAGGTTTTCCGAGTCCCCTAAACCTCCACTCTGTTCCCTAGAGCCGATTCATCCTACACCAGTAGCCTTCATTCCCGCAGACAGCTCCTACCCCGTCTCTCCCATATCTTACCCTCTATCAGTGTCTGAACCGGGGCTCGATGAGGTCAAGGAGGACGCTGAGGAAGCCGTTCCAGGAGAAACAGCAAACGCCGAAGAGCAAGCTCCATACATGTCCCCTACTAGGTTAGACACGTTCTTCAATAACTGCAAACCCCTTCCGGAAGAAGCACCTGAGATACCTCCAGAGCCCCCTTGTATGCCAGCAGAACCTCAGGCAGAAGTTGTTAGCACACCAGAAAACACCTATTTGGAAAACAACAATGCCACGCCTGCAAATACAGAGGAGGCGGTAACGTGGCCTGATCCCTTCACCAACACAGAAGATGACTTGGACCTTGGCCCCTTCTCCCTACCAGAGCTGCCGCTCCAACCCAAGGATGTTGCAGAGGCAGAGATGGCCGAGGCAGAAGCGGTGGAagagagcccagcagcagcttcgGAAGCAGGCACTGGGATGGGGAAAGCGAGCACGTCCGTGATAGCGTCCGGGGAGCCAGAGGAGCCTCTggccagccaggcagctgctgtcctgcccGTGGAGACGGAGCCACAAGCCGAGGAGCAGAAACCAGAAGTGGCTGCGCAAGAAGCCACCTCGGAAGCACTGAACgcagctgaggaaaaaggaGCGGAGGACTCGGAAGCACAGATTTTCCAGCAGACCCCGGCCGAGTCTGCTCAGGCAGAGAGCAAAGAGGTGGAGGCCGTGCACGAAGACCTCTCTTCTTCTGGTGGGGTGGcagagagcagctcccagccctgtcccccgCCCACGGCCCCCTCCGAGGGCAGTGTTTCACAGGAGGGTGCTGCGGCACGTGGGGGGAGCCAGGTCCCTTCCTCCCAGGCAGATGTACCTCCGGGCAACGCTCAAGCAGAAATCGCTGAACCAGTACAAAAACCAGTAGCAGAAGCTCCCAAGCCACCCAAAATAGAAGAGATTCCTCAGCGGATTACCAGGAACAGGGCTCAGATGCTCGCCAACCAAAACAAGCAGAACGCTGCCTCTTCTGAGAAGGAATTTCCTCCCGTTTCCACGCCCGCCACACGTGCCAAAGGCCGCATCACAGAGGAGGACGATTCCCAGGCTCAGCACCCGCGCAAGCGCCGGTTCCAGCGCTCcaaccagcagctgcagcagcagatcaacacttccACCCAGCAAACGAGGGAGATGATACAGCAAACACTGGCAGCTATTGTAGACGCTATAAAACTGGACGACATTGAACCTTATCACAGTGACAGGTCCAACCCCTACTTTGAGTACCTCCAGATCAGGAAAAAGATTGAAGAGAAGCGGAAAATCCTCTGCTATATTACTCCCCAGGCTCCACAGTGCTACGCTGAATACGTTACCTACACAGGCTCCTACCTGTTGGATGGCAAGCCTCTCAGCAAGCTCCATATTCCAGTG ATTGCCCCGCCACCGTCGCTCGCGGAGCCTCTGAAGGAGCTCTTCAAGCAGCAGGAAGCCGTCCGGGGGAAGCTGCGGCTCCAGCACAGCATAGAGCGG GAGAAGCTCATCGTCTCCTGCGAGCAGGAGATTTTGAGAGTTCATTGTCGGGCAGCAAGGACTATTGCCAACCAGGCTGTGCCCTTCAGTGCCTGCACCATGCTGCTGGACTCCGAGGTCTATAACATGCCTCTAGAAAATCAG GGAGACGAAAACAAATCGGTCAGAGACCGTTTCAACGCGCGACAGTTCATTTCCTGGTTGCAAGATGTGGACGACAAGTACGATCGAATGAAG ACGTGCCTGCTCATGCGACAGCAACACGAAGCTGCCGCCTTGAACGCAGTGCAGAGGATGGAGTGGCAGCTGAAGGTGCAGGAGCTGGACCCCGCAGGGCACAAATCCCTCTGTGTGAACGAGGTGCCCTCGTTCTATGTGCCAATGGTCGATGTGAACGATGACTTTGTGCTCTTGCCGGCATGA